CGTGTGCGCGGGCCACGTCCGACCCCGCCAGCAGCGCTTCCACGTCCTGCCCCCCCAGCCAGGCCGTCAGGCGCGAGCGCAGCGGCCCCAGCCCCAGCGTCAGGGTGGTCAGCTCGCCCATCTTCTGCTGAGCCAGGGCGTCACGGCTGTCGGTCGTGACGAAGGCGGAGATGAAGCCGCGCAGGGTGGTGACCCGGCCCAGGACCTCGTTCAGGCTGCCCAGCACCCCGGTGAGGGTCTCGGGCGTGGCGGCAGGCCCGCCCTGGCCCACGCCCACCCGGTCGAAGGTGGCCTCCAGCGCGCTGACCGCGTCGCGCAGCGCCGCCAGATCGGCGCTCAGGCGCCCGTCCTCCAGGCCCGCGTACAGGTCGTCGGTGCGCCAGCGCGGCAGGTCCCTTGCTTGGGTGGTGGTCATGCCCGGCAGTCTAGCCCTGGTCTCCCGCGCCGCCGCTCCTCCGCCAGATGGCCTACCCGGCGGCCTGGGCAGCCTGTGCCTGCTCGCCCCGCACCAGCATTTCGAGCCGCTCGGCCACGTTGACGAGGTGGTCGCCCAGGCGTTCCAGGCTGCGGGCCATGCGGCTGGCCGTCAGCGCGACCTCCACATCGGCGGGGCGCTCGTGGAGCCGGGTCAGGCTGGCGCGCAGCATCTGCTCGTAGAGGGCGTCCACCTCCTCGTCGAGGCGCGTCACCTCGCGGGCGGCGCGCAGGTCGCGCTCGGCAAAGGCGTAGGCCAGGCGTTCGAGCATGGTCGCCAGCAGGTCCACCAGCGGCAGCACGTCTTGCAAGGTGGCCGAGCGGGTGCGCGGGGCCAGGGCTTCGAGGTCGCGCGCCACCCCGAAGGCGTAGTCGCCCACCCGCTCCAGGTTGGTCAGGCTGCGAAAGACCAGCAGGTGAAACGTCAGCTCACCCGGCGTCAGCGGCCCGGCGAAGGCGGCCAGGCAGGCGTCCTCGATCTCGCGTTCCAGCGCGTTCGTCTCGCGCTCCAGCCGCCCGGCCCGCGCGGTCAGCCCGGCGTATTCCGCCCGGCGGGTGGCGTCGCGCACGGCGTCAAGTTCTTCCAGCGCGATGCTCAGCATCCGCAGGAAACGGGCGGTCAGGTGCGCCATGCTGGCCTGCCCGCCCGTCACGCTCTCCTGTTCCCCGTTGCCGCCCGGTGTGGCCCCTGCCCTCATGCGGCCAGTATCGCGCCGGGCGGTGAGGGGGCGGTCAGGTGCCCCCACCTCAGCTCGGCCCCTCAGCCGAAGCGGCCCGTCACGTACGCCTCGGTGCGCTCGTCGCGCGGGCTGGTGAACAGCTGATCGGTGACCCCGTGCTCGACCAGGTCCCCGTTCAGGAAAAAGGAGGTCGTGTCGCTCACCCGGGCTGCCTGGTGCATGTTGTGGGTCACGATCAAGATGGTGGTGACCTGCTTGAGGCCCGTCATCAGGTCCTCGATGCGGGCGGTGCTGGCCGGGTCGAGCGCCGAGGTCGGCTCGTCCATCAGCAAGATCTCCGGCTCGACGGCAAGCGCGCGGGCGATGCACAGCCGCTGCTGCTGCCCGCCGGACAGGCCAGTGGCGGGGGTCTTCAGGCGGTCTTTGACCTCCTCCCACAGGGCCGCCCCGCGCAGCGAGCGCTCGGCCACCTCCATCAGCCGGGCGCGGTCGCGGATGCCCGCCAGCTTCAGGCCGCTCACCACGTTGTCGAAGACGCTCATGGTGGGAAAGGGGTTGGGCTTTTGAAAGACCATCCCGACCCGGCGGCGCATGGTCACCGGGTCCACGCCGGGGCCGTACACGTCCTCGCCGTCCAGCAGAATCCGGCCGGTCACGCGGGCGCCGGGCGTCAGGTCATGCATCCGGTTCACCGCCCGCAGGAAGGTGGTCTTGCCGCAGCCGCTGGGGCCGATCAGGGCGTTCACGGTGCCGCGCTCCACGGTCAGGTTGACGTGGCGCACCGCGTGGTTCTCGCCGTAGAAGATGTTCACGTCGCTGGCGCTGAGGATGGGGGTGGACATGGGGGGTTCAGGCTCCTTGAAGAGGGGTCGGGGCTGAGAGACACACCGGCCGCGCCCTAGCGGCGGCGGCTAGCACGCCGGGCCAGCAGGCTGGTGGCGAAGATGATCAGGATCAGCAGCAGCGCTCCGGCCTTGGCGAGGCGCTGGTTCTCGTCGTAGGCGCTGGTGGCGCCCCGGTAGATTTCGAGCGGCAGGGCGCTCATGGGCTGGGTGGGGTCGAGGTTGACGTTGGGGTTGCCGAAGGCGGTAAAGAGCAGCGGCGCGGCCTCCCCAGCCACCCGCGCGAGCGCCAGCATGACGCCCGTCACGATGCCCCCGGCGGCGGCGGGCAGCACGATCCGCAAGATCACCACCCACTGCGGCAAGCCCAGGCTCAGCCCCGCCTCGCGCACCGCGAGCGGCACCAGCTTCAGCACCTCCTCGGTGGTCCGCACCACGATGGGAATCATCAAAAAGCCCAGCGCCAGCGCGCCCGCTATGCCCGAGAAGCCGAAATACAGCACGATCAGCCCGTAGGCGACCAGCCCCATCACGATGGCCGGAATGCCCGCCAGCACGTCGCTGAGCATCCGCACGGTGGGCATCAGGGGGTGCCGGGGAAACTCGGCCAGAAAGATGCCGCCCGCCACGCCCACCAGCACGCCGATCACGCTCGCCATCGCCAGCATGGTCAGGCTGCCGGTGATCGCGTTGAGGAGGCCGCCCCCCGTCTCGCCTTCGGGTGCAGGCGTCTTGGTGAAAAAGTCGAGGTTCATCGCGCCCAGGCCCTCGCGCAGCAGGTACACGAAAATCAGGATCAGCGGCGCGACGACCAGCGCGGTCGCCAGCGCGATCAGGGCGCCCATCAGCCGGTTCTGGAAGCGGCGGGCCGGACTCAGCCGGGCACGCGGGCGGGCGGGGGTGCCCCGCGACACCGCGCTCATCACTGGATTCCCTTGGGCGTCAGCCGCGCGATGATCAGCCGGGCCAGGAAGTTCACGACCACGCTCAGGAAAAAGAGGCTCAGGCCCAGCGCGACCACGCTGGAGCGGTGCAGCGCTTCCTGCGCGTCCCCGAACTGGTTGGCGATCACCGAGGCCATGGTGCTGGCGTTGCCCCAGATGCTTTTCAGGACCTCCTGGCTGTCCCCGATGACCATCGCCACGGCCAGCGTCTCGCCCAGCGCGCGCCCCAGCGCCAGCAGCACGCCGCCCAGAATCCCGGCGCGGGCGTAGGGCAAGATGGCCCGCGAGATCACTTCCCATTTGGTGGCGCCCAGCGCGTACATCGCTTCCCGCTGGTCGGTGGGCACCAGCCGGATCACGTCACGCGCCACGCTGGCGGTGTACGGCAAGATCATCACCGTCAGGATGATGATGGCGAGGGCCAGCCCCCGGCCCGCCGCGCTGTTGGGCACGAACAGGCATTGCAGCGAGGTCTGGTTCTCCGCCCACAGCGCCGAACAGCGGGTGAACAGCGCGAAGCGCTCGGGGTACAGCTCGGGGTTGAAAAAGGTCGTCTGCCAGCGCGCCAGCACGGGCGCGATCACAAAGAGCGCCCACAGCCCGTACACCACGCTGGGCACGGCGGCGAGCAGCTCGATCAGGTAGCCGACCGGATTCGCCAGCCACTTCGGCGCGTACTCGGCCACGAAGAGCGCGCTGGCGACCGCGAGCGGCACGCTGATCAGCAGCGCGGCCAGGCTGGTCACCAGCGTGCCGAGGATCATGGTCGCCGCCCCGAAGGTGCCCGTCACCGGGTTCCAGGTGCGCTCGGTGAAAAAGCGCAGCCCGGACGCGCGCAGGGCGGGCCAGGATTCGCGCCCCAGCTGGTAGACGCTCAGCACGAAGATCAGCACGATCACCGAGGCCAGGCCCAGAATCACGAGCTGGAAGACCCGGTCGCTGCCGCTGGACAGGCGAAACGGGGCGGGGCGGACCACGGGAGCGTGGGCAGGGGGGCGGCGGGCAGGTTCACTCATGGTTGGATGACCCCTCCGGGGCGAGTGGGTTCAGTTCACAGGCAAAGCGTCAGCGCGAGGTCAGCTGCTTTCTCCGGCCAGCGCGGCCCACGCGGAAAGCGGCCCCCAGCTTGGAGGGCCGCTCTTCTCAGTGGCGGCGCGGGTCAGAGCTTTTTGCCGCCGTAGGTCACCGAGTTCAGGATGCTCCTGACCTTGCTCGTCACGTTGGCGGGCAGCCGCGCGTAGTCCAGGGCTTCGTTGTAGCGCTGGCCGGTGGTGGTCATCCAGGTCAGCAGGTTCTTGAGTGCCCTGGCCTGCGCCTCGGTGCGGTTGCCGTACTTCTGCTCCTGGTAAAAGATCACGTAGGTGAAGCTGGCGATGGGGTAGGCGCCCGCGTTGGCGCTGTTGGTGATGCTCACGCGGGTGTCGCCGGGCATCACCACGCCCTGCGCGGCGGCGGCGGCCGGGGCGTTGTCGGCCACCACGAACTTGCCGGAGCGGTTTTGCACGCTCCCGAAGGGCAGCTTGTTCTGCTTGGCGTACACCAGTTCCACGTAGCCGATGGCGCCGGGGGTGCTTTTCACCACGCCCGCCACGCCGTCGTTGCCCTTGGCGCCGGTGCCGGTGGGCCACTGGAGGCTGTTGCCCACGCCCACCCTGGTCTTCCACTCGGTGCTGACCTTGCTGAGGTAGTCGGAAAAGACGTAGGTCGTGCCCGAGCCGTCGCTGCGGCGCGCGACCGTGACGGGCAGCGGCGGAATGCTCACGCCGGGGTTGAGCGCCGTGATCGCCTTGTCGTTCCAGGTGCGGATCTTGCCCAGGTAGATGTCGGCCAGCACGCGCCCGGTGAACTTGAGGGGCTGGGTCACGCCGGGCACGTTGTAGGCGGGCACCACCGCGCCGATGGCGGTGGGAATGTGCAGCAGCTTGCCGGGCGCGCCCTTCATCGCCTCGTCGCTCATGGGATTGTCCGACCCCGCGAAGTCCACGGTGCGCTCCAGAATCTGCTTCTGGCCCGCGCCGCTGCCCACCGACTGGTAGTTCACGCTCACGCCGGTGTCCTCGCGGTATTCCGCGAACATCTTGGAATAGAGCGGGTAGGGAAAGCTCGCCCCCGCGCCGGTCAGGGTCTGGGCGGCGGCCTGCGAGGCGGCGGCGGTCATGGCCAGGCCGAGGCCCAGGAGAAAGCTCTTCTTCATGGCCCCAGGGTGCCCGCCGAGTGTCAGCCGGGCGTCACTGGAGTGTCAGCGCCGGGTCAGGAGAGTGGGGAAAAACGTGGGGCGCGGGAGAAACCAGCTCCCCCACGCCCCCCGCCCCCACCGCCTCAATCCGCCGCGTCCGAGTGCGCGTATTGCAGGCGGTGGAGCCGGGCGTAGTACCCGCCCTTGTCCAGCAGCTCGCGGTGGCTGCCCTGCTCCACGATGCGGCCCCTCCGCATCACCACGATGCGGTCGCAGTGCTCGATGGTGCTGAGGCGGTGGGCGATGATGATCGAGGTGCGGCCCTCCATCACCTTCAGCAGCGCCTGCTGGATGCGGATCTCGGTCTCGGTGTCCACGTTGGCGGTCGCCTCGTCCAGCACCAGCAGGATGTCGGGGTTCTGGATCAGGGCGCGGGCAAAGGCCAGCAGCTGCTTTTGCCCGGTCGAGAGGGTCGCCCCGCGCTCGCGCACCTCGGTCTGGTAGCCTTCCGGCAGCGACACGATGTAGCTGTGGACCCCGACGTACCGGCAGGCTTCCACCACCCGCTCGTGCGAGATCTCGGGGTTGTTCAGCGTCAGGTTGCTCTCGATGGTTCCCGCAAAGAGAAACACGTCCTGCAACACCACCCCGACGTGCCGCCGCAGGTCGTACTGCGCCAGGTCGCGCACGTTGTGCCCGTCCACCCGCACGGCGCCGCGCTGCACGTCGTAAAAGCGGCTCACCAGGGCGGTCACGCTGGTCTTGCCCGCGCCCGTCGCGCCGACCAGGGCCACGCTCTCGCCCGGCTGGATATCCAGGTCGATGCCGCGCAGAATCCAGCGGTCGTCGCTGTCGGGCGTCTGCGCCGTGACCGTCTGGTCGTAGGCGAACCATACGCCCTCGAAGCTCACCCGGCCCTCGAAATGCTCCAGCGTCCGCGCGCCGGGCTTGTCCTGAATCTGCTCCTCGGTGTCCAGCACCTCGAAGATGCGCTCGCTGCTCGCCATCGCCGCTTGCAGGTTGTTGAACACATCCGCGAGGTCCTGGATCGGCTGAAAGAGGTTGGTCGTCCAGCCGATAAAGGCGTAGAGGGTGCCCACCGTGACCCCGGTCGCCAGCGCCACGCCCGCCGCGTCCTGGCCCAGGATGCGGGTGGCCGCGAAGTACAGCACCAGCGCCACCCCGAGCTGCCCCAGCACGGCCATCGTGGGCATGAACAGCGAAAACCACTTCACCGAGTTCTCGTTGGCGGTCAGCAGCGCCCGGTTGGTGTGGTCGAAATCCAGCGCCGTGCGCCGCTCGCGCCCGAACAGCTGCACGGTGGTCATCCCGGTGATGTTCTCGTTGAGCTTGGAGTTCACGACCGCCTGCTGGAGGCGGGTCGCCCGGAAAGCGTCGCGCAGGCGGGTGCGGAAAAAGTTGCTGGCGAGGTACATGAAGGGCAGCACCCCGAAGCTGACCAGGCTCAGCCGCCAGTCCACGGTGAGCATGATGACCGCGTAGGCCACGATCAGAAAGGCACTCTGAATCAGGCTGACCAGCCCGCCTGTCA
The sequence above is a segment of the Deinococcus budaensis genome. Coding sequences within it:
- a CDS encoding phosphate signaling complex PhoU family protein, whose product is MLSIALEELDAVRDATRRAEYAGLTARAGRLERETNALEREIEDACLAAFAGPLTPGELTFHLLVFRSLTNLERVGDYAFGVARDLEALAPRTRSATLQDVLPLVDLLATMLERLAYAFAERDLRAAREVTRLDEEVDALYEQMLRASLTRLHERPADVEVALTASRMARSLERLGDHLVNVAERLEMLVRGEQAQAAQAAG
- the pstB gene encoding phosphate ABC transporter ATP-binding protein PstB; the encoded protein is MSTPILSASDVNIFYGENHAVRHVNLTVERGTVNALIGPSGCGKTTFLRAVNRMHDLTPGARVTGRILLDGEDVYGPGVDPVTMRRRVGMVFQKPNPFPTMSVFDNVVSGLKLAGIRDRARLMEVAERSLRGAALWEEVKDRLKTPATGLSGGQQQRLCIARALAVEPEILLMDEPTSALDPASTARIEDLMTGLKQVTTILIVTHNMHQAARVSDTTSFFLNGDLVEHGVTDQLFTSPRDERTEAYVTGRFG
- the pstA gene encoding phosphate ABC transporter permease PstA, translated to MSAVSRGTPARPRARLSPARRFQNRLMGALIALATALVVAPLILIFVYLLREGLGAMNLDFFTKTPAPEGETGGGLLNAITGSLTMLAMASVIGVLVGVAGGIFLAEFPRHPLMPTVRMLSDVLAGIPAIVMGLVAYGLIVLYFGFSGIAGALALGFLMIPIVVRTTEEVLKLVPLAVREAGLSLGLPQWVVILRIVLPAAAGGIVTGVMLALARVAGEAAPLLFTAFGNPNVNLDPTQPMSALPLEIYRGATSAYDENQRLAKAGALLLILIIFATSLLARRASRRR
- the pstC gene encoding phosphate ABC transporter permease subunit PstC; translation: MSEPARRPPAHAPVVRPAPFRLSSGSDRVFQLVILGLASVIVLIFVLSVYQLGRESWPALRASGLRFFTERTWNPVTGTFGAATMILGTLVTSLAALLISVPLAVASALFVAEYAPKWLANPVGYLIELLAAVPSVVYGLWALFVIAPVLARWQTTFFNPELYPERFALFTRCSALWAENQTSLQCLFVPNSAAGRGLALAIIILTVMILPYTASVARDVIRLVPTDQREAMYALGATKWEVISRAILPYARAGILGGVLLALGRALGETLAVAMVIGDSQEVLKSIWGNASTMASVIANQFGDAQEALHRSSVVALGLSLFFLSVVVNFLARLIIARLTPKGIQ
- the pstS gene encoding phosphate ABC transporter substrate-binding protein PstS, producing MKKSFLLGLGLAMTAAASQAAAQTLTGAGASFPYPLYSKMFAEYREDTGVSVNYQSVGSGAGQKQILERTVDFAGSDNPMSDEAMKGAPGKLLHIPTAIGAVVPAYNVPGVTQPLKFTGRVLADIYLGKIRTWNDKAITALNPGVSIPPLPVTVARRSDGSGTTYVFSDYLSKVSTEWKTRVGVGNSLQWPTGTGAKGNDGVAGVVKSTPGAIGYVELVYAKQNKLPFGSVQNRSGKFVVADNAPAAAAAQGVVMPGDTRVSITNSANAGAYPIASFTYVIFYQEQKYGNRTEAQARALKNLLTWMTTTGQRYNEALDYARLPANVTSKVRSILNSVTYGGKKL
- a CDS encoding ABC transporter transmembrane domain-containing protein; this translates as MTAPAPVPPEPAQAGFDARLTRRIFGYLKPYVGLVVGAVLLSLLFSGIQPVFGLIQRYAIDNALTPFLDDPAINRVPLLGILTTAALTYMGLKLVEFAVQYGSILAIGYLGQNVLRDIRADVFTKLQRLHLAFFDQNPVGRLITRVTSDVDAINQFLTGGLVSLIQSAFLIVAYAVIMLTVDWRLSLVSFGVLPFMYLASNFFRTRLRDAFRATRLQQAVVNSKLNENITGMTTVQLFGRERRTALDFDHTNRALLTANENSVKWFSLFMPTMAVLGQLGVALVLYFAATRILGQDAAGVALATGVTVGTLYAFIGWTTNLFQPIQDLADVFNNLQAAMASSERIFEVLDTEEQIQDKPGARTLEHFEGRVSFEGVWFAYDQTVTAQTPDSDDRWILRGIDLDIQPGESVALVGATGAGKTSVTALVSRFYDVQRGAVRVDGHNVRDLAQYDLRRHVGVVLQDVFLFAGTIESNLTLNNPEISHERVVEACRYVGVHSYIVSLPEGYQTEVRERGATLSTGQKQLLAFARALIQNPDILLVLDEATANVDTETEIRIQQALLKVMEGRTSIIIAHRLSTIEHCDRIVVMRRGRIVEQGSHRELLDKGGYYARLHRLQYAHSDAAD